GGATTCTGAGTGTGACAGTACACCAATTCTAAGAAtggattttcataattttcttaTCAACGTGGTTTTTGCTGGATATCTTCaattaattttatgattataCTAAGCTTCTTCACATTCTCTTCTACATTAGATAGTATTTTCTAACAGATTATGATTAATTTCAGCGAGGTCTAATGGCTCTTGATGAtgttttggggggggggggacaAATTTATTTGAAGGATTTAAGTATTGCACACCACATGGCCAGTTGGAAATCTATTCAGGAGATTCTAATTAGGCATTACAAAAGCAATACATTTTTTATGCAAGTTATGTTCAATTAAGTTAATTGCCAAAAAAATTAGACCACTATATGTAtatcacttagcttgaatttAAGAAATTAATACCACTGAGCCTGGAACTGGAGAATTTGTGTGCAAAATGGAAGAATCTCCTTCTTGTTTTCCATCAGAAGAAAGAAAACCTTGGCAGGAGCATCAGCAACTCTGCAAGCTTCTGCAGTTGCCCGTACTAACCACAAGCTAGGAAAAACACTTAAAATTCAGCACAAGAAACTCAGAAAAGACACACATCATGATGATGAAagtgaaaatagaaagaaaaggaaaaatacACAGTACATACAGTTATTTCTGAACATGTTTAGGCCTCGAACCTCAAAGCATAGCATTATATGCTAGCGACTCGAAAAAGCATATTCAATAAGCACATACAGTTGACCCTCTCAAAGAACATATATACATCATAAACACATTCCTCAATTTCTCCAATCTGAGAATAGAATTAGCTTCCTAAGATTACGGAGGAGAAAAAATCCTAACCTGAGACATGATTGCAGCGAGCAGTCAGGATTACAGCAGAGACGGCTCAAGTAGAGCAGTGAGGATGTGAGGCATTGGCGAGCCGACGACGACCAGAGACGGCTCAGGCAGCGCAAGGCAGAGAAGAGGGATTACAGCAGTGGTGGATCCGGCAGCGCAAGGTAGAAACGACGGATCTGCCAGCAGTGGCGGATCCAGCAGCGCAAGGCAGAGATAGCTCTAGAGGTGCAAGAAGCGGCGGTGGTGACTTCTCTCTCCATTGTCGCCTTCtccatctttctcttcttcctccttcgATGGCGGATCTCCCTTCGACAGAGGAAGCCGTGATGACGCCATTCGAGAAAAGGAGCATAGGTATCTCTCGACTGAGAtagagaagaagagaatggaGATTTTCGCTAGATGtaacaaagaaaatgaaaatgaagaTTGGGATTTTTTTCCCTTTATCTAATATAATAGGATAATAGGATAGAtgttaatttcagcaatttgtTCTAAATCTGCCATAAATCAAATGATATGGTGGCTGAAGAATTAAACCGCTGCAGCAACTGTCCAAGATCACCAGATAGTGGCATTTATTTAAACTGCCCCAAATTTGTTGTCGCTAACTTCCGCTTCTGTTGTAGTGTATTGTGTTATGTCTATAAAAAGAAACTAATCTTGTTTAGATACTAAACTTCGTTTATTTGTTTGGTGTTTATGTAAAATATGGACTTAGCCATATGtgtatattatttattattaagacacaaatttataaaaaatataattatatatagttATCTACTATTGAATAAGGACCATACTGCAAAATTAGTTAGCAATAATGTTACGTAGCAAtcaagttagttagttagtgaAAGAATAATTTAAACAAATTCTGTTATTAAGCTATTAGGttgtgtttgattttaaaaataagataaaatattatataaaagacaaaaatacaaaaattagtattatattttatttaatgataaacTAAAACAAATTAACTCTATTCATTCGAAATAGCGGCCTCATTACGACCCTAGCCTCGGTCGTGCTCCACACCCGTGAagccctctctctctcctccgGAATTGTTTTGGGTTGTAAAAgtttaatttattctatttttttcattcaaaaatttgaataaaaaataaaattataaaaaattaataaaaaaacaaaaaaataaaaaataagttgtgatTTTTGTTAATGTCTCTATATTTTTTCTGTTAGAATgaacacaaaatacactaattcaatATCTTTATGTTCTTATCTCAATGTTCTATGTCTGTAAACAAAAACAACCTTACAGACattattagatatatatatatatatatatatataattgtagAGTTGTTCCATGAGTTTTGTAACACAAGAATTCACAATACAGAAAGTCAATGCATTACACGCTCACTTCTCTCAAACTTTTCCTTCTATGTTCAAGattcataatttattttcatcACTCTGTTCATGCACTTCTTTACAATCTTTCATTTacaaaagatatatattttgtatctttTCAAAATGTTAATTAAGACATAAATTTATAAGTTGAGAAactaaattttgtaaaatttatttctttattatttttataattacaaCCTTACTCTTTTTTCATCTTCAACCtatatgaaattaaaatttgccGCATTATTTATAGCATCACAGCCTTTAACAACCATAACATTCACATGTGTGTAGAGTTTTAAgcttttgaatattttaatcatATTTAGACATGGAATTTCTACTCCCTATCTCATGAGAGGATGGAAAAGATTACAAGAACATGGCTTATAATGTTTTTAGCTACGCTTTTGTCAAAATCATTCCGTTTTGATTGCCGGGTTCTTTGGCTTTAATTTCTAGTTCCACAagtattataattaataatgaaTATATTTCAACAACGcaagtaataattaataattccACAATTTGTCAATTTAAATgttgaattttaaatatataaatatttctaaattgatatatTCAACAAGCTAGGTACTGATAATTAAGTCCACAATTGCCAATAAGTTATCTgttgaattttaaatatataaacatTCCTACCAGTACTATCAAATGAATATATTTCAAGTAGTtgttatttaataattaattatgctTCTCTACATTATTAACTTTCACTATAAAAGGCTGGGATTAATCGTTATATCCCTAATATAAACGTTTCAAATAAATTTaatctataaaaataattagtagtTAAGGAAGTAAAGACATAAAGTGttaaaggaaagagaaaaataagaagGATGTATTATTAGATCAAAGAAACATCCATCTAAAGAAAACATCCATCTAAAAAAGAAACATTTAcattaaattaaagaaatatttatttaaaaaaaacattcgcctaaaataaaaaagaacacCTATCTAAAAGCAAAGTAACatttatctaaattaaaaaaaaaaacatgtgaGGCAAACAAGCTGCTACATTGATTCTTCAAATGGCGCGACGCAAGAGAGGGTTTGGGACGATCGGCGGCGTTACTTCCTGGAGTACATATGCGACCAAACGAACAGCGACGTTGATTGCAGAGAGTACGATCGCAGCGCGACAGAGAAGAGAAGTAGGCGCGTAGCAGCAGCATGAACGTCACTTGCAAAAAGAACAGGAACGGCGCAACGTATGGAAGAAGAAGGTGCAGTGATAGCATCGAGAGCAGGGACGACGCGACGAAGAAAGTGCAGCGGCAACGTTAGTATATATGCAGGGAGCATAGGGGTAGAAATGCGGCGTTGGGGCAGCGGCAGAACAGAAAAGGAGAAAGTGGTTTCATTGCGATGAAAGTAGACAAGAACAATGCTAAAAAGCTTCGTGGGCGGCCATGGTGAACGGCGTGACAGGAGAAGTGGCGGTTGGAATGACTGAGGTAAAAATAGGATTTAAAGTAggtaaaaatgaaaataaataataaaaaaataaaaaataaaagtgaaattgagaataaagataaataattaagttagaatgtttttttcataattattgAACTGAAATTCAGTCTGTTATTTACATTATTTACACTTTCATTCGTTAACCGTGGATCTAATTCTATCTAACGGAATTGTGCTAACAATACTGCTCAAAACTCTTCAAACATTGTAATTAAGTTGCCACAATTAATGTTAATTAATACTTAACACAATACGTAAACAAATATTATATAGTAATAAGAATTATAGTAACAAACTAAAGATTTATTAGCTAACATATTCAAATCTGATAGCATAtgttttattaaaatatatacatgcTAAAATTATTACTActccaaattttcaatttttttttaaataaatgtaGAACAAAGATACtctaaacttaaaatttttaaataaagaaaGTGATAATCAATTATCACTAAACTCATCGACCAATAATcagtatataaaaaataatagaatatctCTCATTAAGTTTATATCTTTAAACTACATGATTGATTGAATATTATTGTGCAGTTCATGTGTGCATAGTACCCTAACTTTGTGCCTATATATACAACAAGAACTTCCTTCTTGTTAGCAAGAATACAAGAGACACatacaaaaaaaacaaaaaagcctTGGTTATCacatctcttttattttttaaataaaaaaatgaagagTATGAAAATATGCACCTTTACTACCTTGATGATTGTAATAGTGTTTTTTGTGTTGTGTTCAAGTTTTGAAAGTTGTAGTGCCATAAGAGGCTATAACCACCATTTTAGGAAACTAAAAGCTACATCATCATCAGCTGCCTCCCCCTCTTCTTCCAATGATAACAATACTTTCAATGTATTAGACTATGGTGCTAAAGGGGATGGTAAAGCAGATGACACAAAGGTGACTATATATTTCATTAatttcatattattattattattattattattgttgttgttgttgttataaaaaaaattaattaccacATTAACcattcatataaaatatattaaaatataaatatatattaaaaataatttaaataatacatatatttatatacaaatatctAGTGACTGAtttagtaattaaattttttatatatatgtaatattattattattattattattattattattattattattattattattattattattatttagataAACTAATCAATTTAGTcgttttgttttatattttatgtcTTATTTGAGTATGAGCTCtcgaatttatttaaattatctcacctctctctctcttattatttattacatataagtaaaaaaacatgataaaataataataataaaaactaaaattacattcaatttatgtttttatttttaatattttttgtttttaaaatttcataaaattaataaaattttattttctattcttattttatttttttctttcttcaaaaaatataattaaaataaaaatactaaccAAATACATACCTCTCCAATATTTTAGATACACTTCGTTTCTCGATTTTGTAATTAAGATTCACTGTTATTCGTAACCTTATACGAAATTAGCATTTTGatctataaaattatattttcttaatttttttcatttttttcattttaatcaTAACGACAATAATTAAATAACAACCATAATAATAAGCTAAGTTAGCTAAACCCATAATCAGGGATGGAGTTAGATGAAATATtagaatagaataaaaaatatttacgtaataaaataagattagaataaaattttaaaaaaagattaaactaaaatttatatataatttacatgtaaaaaattaaaattaagggACTATTGCCCTCTTTGCCAATATGTGGCTCCCCCTTTGCCCATAACGACAATAATTAAATAACAACCATAATAATTCTATACTAATATCAactatcaaattaattattaatataaaatacatattaaaatataaaccaatttaaaaataaagtaaacaacatatatatttttatatattataatgattgattttagtaattgataactgtataaataatatttttaattaaataattattaagaTTATAATTTAAGGACTAAAACAttcattttaaaatatgaaattctaaaataaattatattgcTAAAAAAATGGAGGATAATAATAAAGCTATAATAATCTACACTATTATTTAGCCATGATAACTATATATACATTACATATGACTCTAATAAAGTGCCTTATTGTGAATTTTATACTGCTATGAAACAAAGTTACAGAAAGTAATTAAAGCTAGCTTCTTATTATGATACTTTTGCTATATTATTCTGTTAACCAGTCTAAAAAAACAGGCTTTTGAAGATGCATGGGCTGATACTTGCAAAACAGAGGGATCAACAATGATTGTTCCTTCTGGTTCTGAATTTTCGGTGAAACCAATCTCTTTCTCAGGCCCTAATTGTGAGCAAAACATTGTTTTTCAGGTGATGAATAatgaattatataataataatttacatTTCTCTTGTCTATTTTCTCATTTTCTTATTACTATGTGTTAAATATAATAAGAAATCTGTGGAATAACGATCAATTTAGTGACCAAGTCACTAATGACAATCTTTTAACAGTTTAATTAATCATATGAACTAAAAACATTTGATTGCTAAGTCGATCGTTATATGTGTGTGTATGTGTACATGTTTTTggatatataaaaattaattaaattaaaatttgcagCTTGATAGCATGCGTACGtgttttttttagatttaattattctcgtttagtttttataattttattaaatttttattagatttttataatttttttaattgaattcttatattacttttaattttataattagatatttttcatattaaaaacattaaaattaatcgAATATGTTTTCGAAAAGACATGCCGTTAAagatttaattagatttttaattataactttactttacaaaaaaatattcagttgattataatattttttatattaaaaagaatttaattataaaattaaaaataatataaaaatttaattaaaaatttaataaaaatataaaaactaatagaataattaattttttaaatatatcagttataacaaaattaattaaattaaaatttgcagCTTGATGGCAAAATCATTGCGCCTATAGACTCTGAATCTTGGGGCTCTGGCACCTTGCAATGGATTGAGTTCACAAAGCTTAATAAGATTACAATAAAGGGTAAAGGTGTCATTGATGGTCAAGGCTCTGTTTGGTGGAATAATAATGACTCACCAACTTACAATCCCACAGAAGAAGAATCAACCACATCATCACAATATTCGGTAATTAAATatttagtaaataattattgttattattgtgtTAGGGTTGTTATTGTCTAGctgaattaaaataaacaaaccCTCTTATATATTTCTAATTCTAGAAAATATTTGTCGTAATCTTTGTCAAGTATTATGACATTTAATTTATTAGATAGAATTAAAATGAAGTGATAGGACTTATTCATACATTAATCAATCATAAGAGTGCAAAAGTGTCACGTTCATTTGAGCAATCAACTttaattttggtaaaaaaatacaaaaataaaaaattcttgcTACTTACCGTTTTTGTAATGTTCCATGCACATAAAGACACACGTGCGTACGTATTTAATTGAGCTCTACGAATTTTCACGAAACTCTTCCTCTTTGGTGCTTATCTTTCTTTAATTATTACCCACATGATTAGCACAATCTAAAAAATTAATCaccaaatatatattaaaaatgttatataatatatacatttacacataaatatataataattaatttagtaattatttttatgtatatataatattttttaaaattatttagtatttttttgttataaaactattcagttttttttcttttatttatttcatgtctttttatttttattttttgggactcatcaataatcaaatttttaaccttttagatataaaattctaatattgtgtcataaaattactcatttctaaaattaataagATAATATAAATGATTATCATCAATTATACTATATTAACAAGTTCATAGTGTGTGAAAATTTCTTACTCTTGAGCtagttttcaaaataaataaaacctattttaatatatataatacataaaaaagGTATAGCATTAAGGGTTTAGAGTTATGTAtataactttattattatttaaatttaataaagatGTAAATCACGTTAGATATATTTTCAATTTGAAGTGATTTGTCTTAAGCAATTTTAAGGAGTTGTACATATGCTAAATTAACATAAATATTTGTTTCTATCCTGTTAATTAAACATAGGTTCAAGCAAGGAACGAAAACCTACCAAGTCAAAAACCAACAGTAAGTAGCTAGCTAGCTACATTTACATTGAAATTCTCCTTTAATTAAGAATTAGTTTTCAACTTTTCATGATTGATGATCAGGCACTTAGGTTTTACGGAAGTGATGGTGTAACAGTGGCAGGCATAACAATTCAGAATAGTCAACAAACGCATCTAAAGTTTGATTCATGCTCAAATGTTCAAGTTTTTGATATCAATGTTTCATCACCTGCTGATAGCCCTAACACTGATGGAATTCACTTGCAAAATTCCCAAACTGTCCTCATCTATAGTAGTACTCTTGCTTGTGGTAATTCTCAAATTCCAAAAATGTCTCACACACATATATATGATATATCCCATCATCTCTTTTATTATGAATATCATTGCATAACAAGTCAAAAGGCCAGGAGGAAATAGtgaaagaataagaaagaagaaaaaaaatgcaaaacgTGTATGTGAAAAAagaaacttaattaaaaatttaattaaaaggaGATTTGTTTACCTaatattactaaaaaaatttgtGGTTAAATGTTAAATAGAAGCACactaataaaagaataatattatatgactagtaaatattattattttttatcaacacttgattaataataatttgcacttatatttataaatattttacacaaaaaaatataatttacatatatatttattagaattttataCAGATAAATTAATAcagtttatatttatattttttaaaatttatacatataaattaataaaaataatttaatatgttGGCTAAatgataacaaaaaatataaaaaattgttaacTCTCAATAAAATTTTTCGTAATAAAATTATGGTAAAAACttatatgtaattatttttttgcaaagttgataattaaaaaatattagatgatgatttttaattattaattttatataaaaataattaaatccaAGATTTCTCCTTAAATAATATCTCATAAGGGTGCTTGTGTGGCATGCAGGAGATGATTGTGTGTCTATACAAAATGGATGCTCTAACATATTCATACACGACCTCAGTTGTGGACCAAGTCATGGTATCAGTATTGGAGGCCTTGGAAAAGATGGCACCAAGGCTTGTGTTTCAAACGTCACTGTTCGAGACACTTCTCTCCAAAATAGTCTCACTGCTGTCAGGATTAAGACATGGCAGGTAACAAATTCTCTATTTCATTCAAAGGGTAAATCtgtaaatatattttgtttagttAAATTGGTCTTTATCATCACTTTCTCGTATTAAGGTTAATTTCATACCTATAGTTTGTAGGACTCAATAATTAAACATCAATTTCACTTTCTTGGAAAAATTTGGAAACTAAAGCCCACAAGAAAAATTTATTATCAAGGACCAAAATTACAAATTACtaattttatagaaaaaaagatttatttacCCTTTTAAGTTAATTCATGAGTAGTGCTAGGGGTCAGCAACTTTTGTGTTTTGTAATCTCAATTGGCCAacaatagtatttttaatggtgtgagatttaATCTAATAACGAGAGATCACTTACTTTTTTATGGTTAAGTGCTgaccagaaaataaaaaaattgctGATCTCTAAATTTTTTCATAATGTAATTAACGGTTTGAGAtttgttttctaattttttaaattttaaaaataattaattgtaGTTAATAAAACATATGAAAATTTCTCAACCATATTCCAAGATACCTAACAATTTTTCATAAAtcaactaattattttttttacttgtatATATTTTGGATTTGATGACAGGGTGGATCTGGTTCAGTCCAAGATGTTATGTTCTCCAACATCCAAGTTTCAGATGTTGAGACTCCCATAATGATTGACCAATACTATTGTGATGGTGGCAAATGCAAGAATGACACGTCATCAGTGGCAGTATCAGCCATACACTATGTTAACATCAAAGGAACATACACAAAGGAGCCTCTTCACTTTGCATGCAGTGATAACATACCATGCACTGGCTTAACTCTTGATACTATTAACTTACAAGAATCAGCAACTCAAAATGCTAAGAGTGGTTCTCCTTTTTGTTGGCAAACTTATGGAGAATTGAAGACTAAAACTGTTCCTCCTGTTACTTGTCTTGATAGTGGCAACCCACCAAACAAGGGAATCAATTCCAACAGTAATTCTTGCTATTGAATAATTGAAAATATTGTTAGTTTGGACAAAATGGTATTTACACAATGTGTTGTTtatgtgtattaatttttaatttaacattttGTCCATATTAAAAcagttattttaaaatagaaattgTATACAATTAGAATGGGATAATATAATTTGTTGTCCAAATTGTATAGTTCATATCCATGTTTTACATGTTGTGTTGTATAATGAACAATTTGTATTGATGGGGAGTGAGTATGTTATAGTAGTACATATATATGTCAAATTGTTTAAAACAGCCTATGTTTGAATGTTGTATCTAGACAAAAAATACAGAGACAAAAATGTAAAGATAAAGTGACAGAAAtagtttctaatatttttatgtttttgtatTATGTTTGGAAGTAGATAAAAATTTGTCaaatatctttatttattttgtgtttgaaaAGATAGATACCGTTTACTAAATACATAACAAAAGACATTATATATtcttttgggtttttttttttaaaactgaaATATGTTTTCAATCGAATCCCATcttgtaataaaaaaaactctttCATGTGttcttttgatctttttcaatcaaatctcaGATAGTTCAAcatttattttctttacttCACATTTATATTCTTTTTTCATCTTCCTTCCGTTAGAAataagaggaggaggaggaggaataAGGAATTACACTAGATTGGATGagcttctcttcttctttgtttgttGCGCAGCTACAAaatgaaggagaagatgaagttAGGGTCTTGATAAAGAAATGACAAGCTCTAGTATTTACAAAATATATTAGGGttaaagaagaaaacaaatCATTAAAATGGTCTCCGAATCCTGTGTCCCTACAAGTTGTCTCAAGTGGAGGGTGATACAGAAATTTGAGTAAGAGACACGTATAAAGATGTGTATTTTGTTCCCGTCTCCTAAACCAAATATATTACAAAATGTGGTATTATCCTTTGTCTTTGTCTCTGTAGTTCATCTAAACACAACCTTATTGATGTTAGGCCATATATACATTTATATATctacaaaaatactatttgtacaCCAATTTTAGGCATACGGTAAAATACTATATACATACACGATGTTGCAGAAAATAACCAAAAATCCCTACGCGCTAAAACAAAGGAGCTCTATTCTCCGCGACCAACCCAGAATCTGCTCTGTATCACTGTTCCTCAAATTCTTCTTTTCTCCACACAGCGCTGTTCACTCTCTTGTTTTCAGCGTTGTCCATCTCCCCTTCTCATCACggttttctcttctctcttctcctcttcttaGTACCCTTCACtttgctcttctcctcttcttAGCGCACTTCATTCTCCTCTTCTAATCGAAGGTAAATTTATTAGATCAATGAGTTATCAATGcatgttgatttattttgattCTTCTCATCTTGGGATTTTAATctgattctatttttattagccagaattaaaaaatttgttatttattgaagtaaaattcatgatgagtttgaaaaactaATCATTTATTAaagtgatgaacaaacattattaggTGATTATcaattatttatgtaatttgTTTGATTTAGTATGCAGGAATATTAATTCAATAAACATGGCCCAAGAAATAAATCATCAAGTCCACACACATCTTGGTCCATTATAACTAAAATCCaatgagagaaaaagaaagatagATAGCCCAAAATACACAATCAAAAATCAATGGGCCAATATCTCTACCACAAATATTTCTCATCCAAAACATAGGGGGCATTGGGTACAACAATTGAAATAAAAGAAGCCCAAAGAAAAGATCCAAGCCCATTCGGTGACAGCACTCAAAAATTTATTTCACTTTAACTTAGTCACTAATCGGGTAAACAAAGCGAAATTcaattgaattttattttaatttcaccAAACAcactttctttcttctctcccCTCTTTCTTCCTTTCACATCAAAAGagcaaaattaagaaaaaaagaagaaaaaaaaagtggcaatgTAAGACTCGAAACTTTTAAAGAATCTTATTATGAgctgattttaaatttatttattattagagattttactttcagaaattatttc
The genomic region above belongs to Arachis stenosperma cultivar V10309 chromosome 5, arast.V10309.gnm1.PFL2, whole genome shotgun sequence and contains:
- the LOC130982194 gene encoding polygalacturonase At1g48100-like; protein product: MKSMKICTFTTLMIVIVFFVLCSSFESCSAIRGYNHHFRKLKATSSSAASPSSSNDNNTFNVLDYGAKGDGKADDTKAFEDAWADTCKTEGSTMIVPSGSEFSVKPISFSGPNCEQNIVFQLDGKIIAPIDSESWGSGTLQWIEFTKLNKITIKGKGVIDGQGSVWWNNNDSPTYNPTEEESTTSSQYSVQARNENLPSQKPTALRFYGSDGVTVAGITIQNSQQTHLKFDSCSNVQVFDINVSSPADSPNTDGIHLQNSQTVLIYSSTLACGDDCVSIQNGCSNIFIHDLSCGPSHGISIGGLGKDGTKACVSNVTVRDTSLQNSLTAVRIKTWQGGSGSVQDVMFSNIQVSDVETPIMIDQYYCDGGKCKNDTSSVAVSAIHYVNIKGTYTKEPLHFACSDNIPCTGLTLDTINLQESATQNAKSGSPFCWQTYGELKTKTVPPVTCLDSGNPPNKGINSNSNSCY